The DNA segment TCAATGCAATATATAATATGACAGGTATAATAACATTCCTATAAACAGTGGTCGCCATACAGGGGAGCCgcactactatggctgaccctgtaaaacaacacatttcactgcacataTCTGggcatgtgacaataaaataaactatttttttgtggggggggggggggggtcttcatTTCTGGTCCTGTGTGCAGGCTTCACTGTCTGGAACACAGGTCTCTGCTAATCATAAAAATCATGAGTTGCTAAATCAGGTGGGTTAGTGCTGGACTGGGACAACAGTCTGCACACACTGCACCCCCACAGGAATAATAGGGAAGACCACTGCTATAGATCAAAGTCAGACATGAAACTAGCTCACCTGGAATCCGAACAGGGGTGACCCACATCCATTGGGTGGGGTTGGTTTGTAACCAGGCCGGGGTTCTGGTTTGTAACCTGCAAGGAAAGCGCAAAGGTAGATGTGTTCAGAGTTCTTCTTTAATCTTGTTGAGAGAGACAACCTGTTCAGAGAGACTACAGAGTGTGTTGGGGGTGGTACTGTACCAGTTTAATGGTTTACAACTCAAGATAGCTACAGTGGTGCTTATCTGCTTTGTTTGTGGAACATAATCACTTTCAACTGAGCTTTTTAATAAATGGCTTGTCTGCATAGTAAGCAAAGTAGTTATGGTCATGTTTTATTTCCATTACCATCAAGTATTGACTGTGTGTGTCGCCTAAGAGAGACCTTACCATCACTGCATTCATAGTGACACAATCCATCTTGCCCTCCAAATAAGTCCAGAGCAACGTTGAGGTATTTGTCAATGTTATGGATCCCATTGCGAATGGTTTTTAAAGTCATTCGCCAGTCCGGTGTTTTAGGTTCCTTACTACATGAAGACACACAGCTCAGAAATACATAGAAAGATAGTAAGCCAACGAGAAAAACCGGGATGCAACTGTTATGATGCATGATGACAGCACCGGATGATAGAAAATAGTTGCAATTGGTCGGCATGTGAATCCAAAGTTAAATGACCGCACCAAACGTCGGTAGAAAATAATTTCACATTTTCCCAAATGTTACACTATAGGTCCTATTCGATGTCAACAAAACGCCTGTCATGCAAATCCCTTTCCGGGTTGTGGGGATTAGTCACGTGACAGCAATAAGCCTATCAGTGACGATAGATACATTTGCACTTATAGTACACGTGGTCACTCAACGCCCACAAATGTTCAAAGTTCATTCATGCCACGAACAAATGTATATTCATGACTGATTTGATGATTTTTACTGAGAAATTGTCTTGCTTTCTGTTTTAAGGCAATATTAATCAgtgtagtactttcaagtatttttacttaattctttttttttgggggggggggtatctgtactttaccatttatatttttgcaaacatttactttacatttctaaataaaataatgtacttcttACTCCATACATTTGTGACACCCAAaggtacttgttacattttgacaggaaaatggtccaattcacacccatcaagagaacatccctggtcatccctactgcttctgatctggcagactcactaaacacaaatgcttcctttGAAAATTGTCTGTGTGCCCAGGTTATccatcaattaaaaaaataaaataaaatcaataaaattgtgctgtctggtttgcttaatatacagCATTTGAagtggtttatacttttactacaTTTTAGcagttccatttacttttgatacatttaAAACgatttacatttaaaaacaaatacttcgtagtattttactgggtgacttttgtaattttctattaaggcatctttacttttactcaagtatgacaatggagtacttttcccaccactgataTTAATCAATACAAGAAATAATCACTGTAGGCCTATACACTATGTATTTTTCAGAAACACCACAATTCACATGGACTTCCAGGAAAAACAGCAAATTCAGCAAAGTAGACTTGTTCGGTTGCATTGCAGTTTTATGAATCACAGTACCGACCTGTTTGGGTACCAAGCTGGAGCATGAGGCCATACAAATCCACCTCAACACATCTTTTACAAGCCTCAAACATGGTGAGGCCATATTAGGTTGAGAATAAGGCTTCCTGCAAAACCAAAGTGAGACTGTATACAAACTAATAGAGTAATGGATCTGTATGCCAGGGAGAATATTATGTGGAGAGAATAGGCCTACAGTCTGAGTACTATGAACACATGTTAAAAGGGTTTTTAACCTGCCCTACCATGCCATCTGCTTCATACGCACAATTGCACATGCGCTCGAAACAAATCAATACTGCTTCTGGTAATAATTTATTGTTTATTCAAATTATTAATCGAGCAATGACGAAAAACCTTGTTTTTCTACTTAAataactccatacattttcaaacattcaaAATGAAAAATGAACAACAATTGATGAAGATTATGGCTCCAACTTCACATTTTTCCCCCAGGCCAAAAAAGTTCAAGTGAGACCGTGGTCATTTCTTCATCTGCGGAATGAACTTCAAGGTCCATGGAACTCCACACAAGGTTCCACTGTGGTAGCTAGGAAGCATTCTCTGGGTTCCTCACAATACTAGCACTGCTAATGTATGGATTGGAAGGAGGGCAGCATCTCCAGATGAGCCTACAAATCTTGTTTAAGTCAAGCAGGTGAAGTAGTTATCTAGAGTGAAGACGATTGTGATTTGCTTGTTACAGCAGAATGCTTGGCGCTTCAATACTCAAGAGGCACCACCACAATGCCTTCTGCTTTTAGAGTCAGCGTTCATTTCCAGAGTGGGTTCTTATTTCCAGAAACCACAAAAAGACAAGCAAAGATAGAAGAGAAAGAGGTTGTGGTTCTCAAGTGTTTTGGGAGGTTGGTCTATTCTTCAGTTGGTTCATTGAGATGCAGCAAGGCAGTTCCCAGGGAGGGGGTGGTGAGGAGGATGGAAAGATGGGTACTGGGGGAGGGATAGGGACAACTTACAACTTCAACGGTAAGGCTAATTATTTGTATATTTTTCCTCCTTTTAATCTCCATGGTttttccctttaaaaaaaaaaacatttacatacaTATATCTATTCATATATCTCTTCTAAAAGCGTCCTGTGGGAGCCTGCGGTGTCAGGCGGGCTCAGCCCCCCCTGAACAGGTCATTTAGTCTGTCCAGCTCCTTGCAGTTATCCATGGTCATCAGCTCAGCCTTCTTACGCAGGCGGTCGTCCCTGTAGACCTTAGCAGCGTACAGCAAGTCCGTTtctgagagagaagggggagatgaACAGAAGAGTCAGTCACTATCAACCATGTCACACTAAGCTACTTCGAGGGAATGCTTTCGTCACAAAATAGAAGGAAATGAATGCATGTTTGTAGGGGTACTTGTATTGCTTCACATGGGGCAGTCCTCACTGTAATTATACCCTGCAGGGGCTGCGTGCTACACCACTGCTTATAACTATAAGAAATCTGTGTGAAATAAATTATATCCAGCTCAgagctccagctatgcatttggttttctAATTTGCTAGCTACGGTATGAACAACTAATAGAGACATGATGGACACCTACTCGTCTGCCTCTCCTTCCAGCAGTTGTTTCTGACATTAGACACGTAGTCCTCCTCCACGTTCTTCTCGATCTTCTGCAGATTGGAGCCCTTGTACTCTGTCTTGAAGTCTCTGTTGACGTAGTAATCTACATGCAGGTTCTCCGTCTGCCGTTTAACCGTCTGCCCCGTGGACCTGGAGAGGACGGAGGACAGGCATCAGGTTACATATGGCTGTTCTGAGAACAGCTAGATCTACAGCTCTTTTTATGCATCCTATCTTTATACCAGGTGAAGAGAGGAGGCAATGGGAATGATCAAACGCACACAATAAATGCTTCAGTAGTTTACTGGTAGGTGTGTCCGTTACATACACCTACCATGTCACCATTTGACAGTATTTTTCAGCACCGAGCATGTGGAGCAGAGGTACAGAATAATTGGCCTGGGGCATCTTCAGGTgggagaaaacattttgaaacagtGGTTACACCTAAATGCACGATGTGTCCAATAGGAACACAGattttcattttctgttgcaaaaccttTAAGTGCCGTGCGCCATACTGAGTAcgaccccagtgtgtgtgtgtgaacacgtACGGTCTGGAGTAGAGGCTGTAGGGGGG comes from the Salmo trutta chromosome 4, fSalTru1.1, whole genome shotgun sequence genome and includes:
- the LOC115191733 gene encoding group XIIA secretory phospholipase A2; amino-acid sequence: MPTNCNYFLSSGAVIMHHNSCIPVFLVGLLSFYVFLSCVSSCSKEPKTPDWRMTLKTIRNGIHNIDKYLNVALDLFGGQDGLCHYECSDGYKPEPRPGYKPTPPNGCGSPLFGFQFDIGIPSLTKCCNQHDRCYDTCNRDKHDCDDEFQECLETICRRLQKMLGLAQSVQVCENTVTLLFEAVMHMGCKPYMDSQRDSCICTFEVKRDL